The following is a genomic window from Vicinamibacterales bacterium.
TGCCGGTCGTGCCGACCACGCCGTTGCCAGCTCCCGCATACGCCTCGGTCGCGGCTGTCGACTCTGAGTCACTAAGAATGCCCGACTTGTCAGGCATGGGTCTACGTAGAGCAACACGAACGCTTACGCAGCTAGGCCTATTTGTGAAGGTGCAGGGCGACGGGGTCGTCGTTGCTCAGTGGCCTAGTGCGGGTAGTGCTATCGAACGTGGTGAGGAAGGCGTGCTTCAGGGGACACGGCAGATGAGGGCCGTGGAATCCAGCAAGTCGCACCCATGACCCTAGGTGAACTGCTCTCACGGACGAGCACGCTGCTGGGGGAGGAGTTGACGACTGAGGACGGCCACGGAGATGTTCTAGCGCGCCCCGTTACATCGATCGCGTACAACTCAAAGCAAATGTCACCTGGAGCCGTGTTCGTCGGGCTTCGTGGACAGCGATCTGATGGAACGACGTTCGCGGGTGAGGCCGAACAGCAGGGTGCGGTGTGCATCGTTTCAGCTTCACCGGTGACCCCGGGTATCAACCTGCCGTGGGTGCGCGTACAGGACGCCAGACAGGCGCTGGCGGGACTGTCCGTTGAGTTCTTTGGGCATCCGAGCCAGGAGCTCTCGGTCATCGGCATCACCGGCACTAACGGGAAGACGACCACCGCGTGCCTGATTCAAAGCATTTTTGAATCGGCAGGTGTGCAGTGCGGCCGCATGGGGACGATCGGTCACCAGTTCGGCTCGACTCACCAGGTAGCATCACTGACCACACCTGAAGCGAGCGAAATTCAGCAGATGCTCAGGGAGATGATTGAAAACAGTATCGGTGCGTGTGCTCTGGAGGTGTCATCACACGCACTCGCTCTACACCGGGTAACCCACACCCGCTTTACGACGGCGGTTTTCACCAATCTGACTCGCGACCACTTGGATTTTCACGGAAATATGAATCGCTACTTTGAGGCGAAGCGCAGGTTGTTTGAGTTGCTCCCACATGGGCAGCCGTCGATTCTTAATATCGACGATCCCCGCGGCTCCACCTTGGCGGATTCCGTTGAGCGACCGGTCACCTATGCCCTTCGGAGCGAAGCTGACGTGACCTGCAGTTCAGTTGAGGGGTCTCTAACTGGATTGCGATTCGATGTGCGAACGCCACGAGGTGAAATAAGGGTGCGATCAGCGCTTATCGGACAAGCGAACGTCTACAACATCCTTGCAGCAGTGGCCACGGCTGTGGCGCTCGATGTGTCGTTTAGCGCGATCGAAACGGGCATCGCGGCGGTGACGGCCGTGCCGGGTCGGTTCGAAATTGTGTCGGATGCAACCGATGAAGTCGCGGTAGTGATCGACTTTGCTCACACGGACGACGCACTGAGGTTGCTGTTGGAGTCCGCCCGGCCATTGACGCCAGGAAGATTAATCACCGTGTTCGGATGCGGTGGTGACCGTGACCGCTCCAAGCGTCCCCTTATGGGAGCCGTGGCGGCCCGCTTGAGCGATCTCGTGGTTGTGACCTCGGACAATCCGCGTTCGGAGGATCCGGCAGCGATTATTGAGGACATCGTTGCCGGCATAGAGACGGGGCACGCCGGCCAAAAGGGAGATCGTGCTTCGGTTCGGGACGTAGGAGAGGAAACACCATTTATGACCATTGTCGATCGAGCTGAAGCGATTAGCCACGCTGTTGGGCAGGCGTGCAGAGGTGACGTTGTGATCATTGCGGGTAAGGGTCACGAAACTTATCAGGTTATCGCTGGCGAGACGGTGCCGTTCAACGATGCTGCCGTGGCTCGTGCAGCACTGACGAAGCGGCGGAGTAGTGCGCGCGTGTCGTGAAGGGACCTGTGCCGAAGCAGCCACCTTGGCAATTGACGGCAGAGGAGATCGCTAGTGTTGTCGGGGGGACGTTGGTTTCGGGTGAGCAAGATGAGCGGTTTGGGCCAGTCTCAATCGACACACGCACCCTAGCCGCTGGTGATTTGTTTTTTGCGATTCGTGGCGACCGGTTCGATGGTCATGACTTTGTGTCAGGTGCGCTCGATTGCGGAGCTCGAGGTGTGGTGGTGAGTGATCGCAGAGCGGTACCGACTTCGGTGACAGCGGTCGTCATCATCGTACAGGACACTGTCGGAGCGTTGCAGGCCTTGGCTCAGCATGTCCGGAGTGGGTCTGGGGCGCGTGTCATCGCGATCACCGGTAGCACAGGTAAGACATCAACTAAAGAGATCGTTGCAGTGATGCTTCAGACCCGTTATCGAGTTGTTCGAAATCAGGGTAACCGGAATAACCATATTGGGCTTCCGCTATCACTTTTGGCCTTACTGGCACGGCCGGAACTCGCCGTCGTGGAACTTGGCATGAACCACGTTGGCGAGATCGCACGTCTAGTAGCCATCGCAAAACCTGACGTTCGTGTATGGACTAATGTTGGGGACGCACATGTGGGGTTACTCGGCTCAGTCGAGAGGGTTGCCGACGCTAAGGCCGAGATCATGGAAGGGGCAACCCCCGACAGTTTATTGATTGCGAATGCCGACGACGCGTATGTGATGTCGCGCGCTCACCAGTTTCCTGGACAGGTCGTCACGTTTGGAATTCACGCACCAGCTGATGTCAAGGCGGGCGATGTACGCGATCGGGGCCTTAGTGGTATTGAGGCCACCATCACCACCAGCGAAGCATCGTTGCCGCTACGGGTGCCGCTCCTTGGACTCGGACAATTTGCGAATGTGCTAGCAGCGGTCACTGTCGCGTTACAGTTCCAGATTCCACTCCATACGATCGCGGCTGAGGCGAGCGCACTGAAACCGTTTGTGCATCGGGGCGAGGTGTTCAGGCTGCGGAACGACATTGTTGTTGTCGATGACTCCTACAATTCGAGTCCATCGGCTCTCACGGTTGCGCTGGAAATCTTGAACACTGAAAAGGCCGACGGGCGACGGGTGGCTGTGCTCGGCGAAATGCGTGAGTTGGGTTCGCGCGGTCGGGAACTCCACCGGCACAGCGGCCTCATGGCTGCCAAATGCGGACTTGATCTATTGGTGTCAGTGGGTGGCCCGGATGCGATCGCTTTAGCGGACGGTGCGGTCGATGGGGGCCTCAACCCGGAACAGGTTCACCACGTCACCACTAGTGATGAGGCCGGCCCGTTGACTGCGTCATTACTGCAGACGAGCGATCTCGTAGTCGTCAAAGGGTCCCGTGGCGTGCAGACCGACTTGGTCGTCGAGTATTTGAAATCGGAGCTGGCGTGATGCTGTATCACCTACTGTACCCGTTCCATACTGAGTTATCGGTGCTCAACGTGACGCGTTACATCACGTTTCGGACCGCCATTGCGAGTCTCACCGCGTTGGCGATCAGTCTTCTATTGGGCCCATGGATGATCCGAAAACTCCGCGAGGCGCAGATCGGCCAAGTCATCCGAGTGGAAGGGCCGGCAGCACACCAGCCAAAGGCTGGTACGCCAACGATGGGTGGATTGTTAATCCTTACTGCAGCACTCACGCCGACATTACTGTGGGCCGACCTCACGAACCCGTATATCTGGATTGCCGTCTTATCGACGATTGCATTCGGTGCGGTTGGGTTTGTTGATGACTACCTCAAGATCAGCAGACAGTCGCATCATGGACTACGCCCCCGCTACAAGTTCGTGGCCCAGATTGCCATCGCCGTGGGGGTGGGCATGGCTCTACTGGCTTTAACCGACGAGGGTGTTTACAACACGAACCTGATCTTTCCGTTCTTTAAGGACTTCGTTCCTGACCTCGGCTGGTTATATGTGCCGTTCGTTGTCCTGGTCCTTGTTGGCTCATCTAATGCTGTCAACCTTACTGATGGTCTAGACGGTTTAGCGATCGGTACCTTTACGGTGGCGGCAGCTGCGTTCACTGGGTTGGCCTATGTCACTGGCCATCGCGTGCTTGCGGAATATCTTCTGCTTGTTGGATTTCCGCCAACTGCTGAATTGACGATCTTTTGCGGTTCACTGGTCGGGGCGAGCCTCGGATTCCTCTGGTACAACTCTTATCCAGCCGACATATTCATGGGTGATGTCGGCTCCTTAGCACTTGGTGGTGCGCTCGGTACCGTTGCCGTGTTGATCAAGCAAGAGCTTCTCCTACCTCTGGTCGGTGGGATTTTTGTCCTCGAAGCGACTTCAGTGATTATCCAGGTGGCCGTGTTTCGTATGACCGGACGTCGAGTCTTTAAGATGGCGCCGCTCCATCATCACTTTGAACTCAGTGGATGGAGTGAACCGAAGATCATCGGACGGTCTCTCATCGTAGCGGTGATATTTGCGCTGTTTACCCTAACGACCCTGAAGCTTCGTTAGGCGAGATACACATGGTTGAAAAGGTGCAGTCAGAAGCCAACACGGAGTTCACGGTTGAGGGGCGCCGAGTGATCGTTGTCGGCGCCGCACGTAGCGGATTAGCGGCGGCTGAGCTCCTCGCTGCGCGAGGCGCTGACGTTGTGGTAACGGACATATGCACCGCGGTGAACCAGGACCTTGGCCGGTGGTCGAAACGGGTGACATTTGAACTCGGCGAGCATCGGAACCAAACGTTCCTCGGTGCCGACCTTGTGGTTCTGAGCCCAGGGGTGTCACCTGAGCAGTCAGCGGTTCGGACAGCACGTGAATCTGGTATTCCGGTTATTGGTGAGCTGGAGTTGGCGTCTCGATGGCTGAGTGGACGAGTCGTGGCGGTGACTGGGACCAAGGGTAAATCGACTACGAGCTTGCTTGCAGGCCGGCTTCTCGACGCCGCAGGATTCTCAACTCTGGTCGGTGGAAACGTCGGCCCGGCGCTAAGTGCCCAAGTTGCACAGTCGACACCTGACGTGATTCACGTTGTGGAGACTAGCAGTTTTCAATTGGAACTGACGGAGCAGTTTCATCCTTGGATTGCTGTCGTTCTCAATGTCTCTCCCGATCACTTGGATCGCCACGGGACGTTAGAGCGATACACCGCCGCTAAAGCGAAGATCCTGGCCAATCAAGGAGACACGGACTGGCTCGTGGTTAATGCCGATGATCCGCAGGTGCTCGCAATGGTTGACGGGAGTGATGCCCGGCGTTTGCCGTTCGCCTTGGACACATCGATTCCTGACGGTATCACGCTGGTCGATGACGTTATTGCGCGCCGGATGCCATCAGGGTCCGTGCCCCTAGTACCCCGCTCCGCAGTCCAGCTCATCGGCCGGCATCTTTTACAGGATGTCCTCGCGGCCGTCGCCATAGGAGTCATCGTCGGCGCGACACCTGAAGCGATGACACGTGCGGTGGCGGCATTCGAAGGTCTTGAGCACACGCTGGAGCCAGTGCGCCGGATCGGGGGTGTCCAGTTTATTAATGATTCAAAAGCGACAAATCTCACCGCCGCGCGACACGCTATTGAAAGCCTCGGTCCAGGCTTGGTGCCCATAGTCGGTGGGCGGTTTAAGGGTGGTGACTGGCGGGTTTTGCAGGACGGGTTGGTTCAGCGAGCGAAGGCGCTGGTGGCCATCGGTGAGGCGAGGCCGCAGATCGTGGAGGTGCTCGGCGGCAGCGTGCCAGTGCACGAAGCTGATTCTCTTGCTGAGGCGGTGAGGATGGGGTTCACGCTGGCAGCACCGCGTGGCACGGTGCTGTTGGCCCCAGCGTGTGCCAGTTTTGACATGTTCCGGGACTACGCGGAACGGGGCCGGTGTTTTAAGGAAGAAGTAGAGCGTTTAGCGGGAAGCGTGACGGAAATCGGTGAGCAGTGAGTAGTCATCAGTTGGCTTGCGGCGGTGGAGAACTGGCTGCTGGGAACGTAGGCTGCCCCGGTCTACGAGGCCGGTGTCTCGGTCCCCAAGTCTAGCTGATGACTACTCACTGCTCACGGACGGCCGCCACCCATGTTTCGGGCTGACCCGGCTAAACCTTTAGGGTTCGAACGGGCGAGCAGGAAACTGTAACTATGGCGCTAAAGCTAAAGTCAGACAAGGTGCTTTTTCTGGCTGCTTTTCTCTTGGTTTGCGTGAGTGTCGTGATGGTCTATGTCGCATCATCTGCGCATGCCGCTGAGCAGTACCAGAACGCGGAGTATTACCTTTGGAAACAGTTGAGCGTAGCGATCGTTGGACTCTTTGCCCTCTGGATTCTGATGCACATGGACTACCGGAATTATCGCCAGCCGGTCATTATTTGGACTGCGTTAGTCGGCATTATCGTGCTCTTGGTGGCCGTGTTGTTCTCGAAGGAGGTTGGCGGAGCACGAAGATGGCTTTGGTTGCCTGGGATCGGCGTCCAACCCTCAGAGTTTGCGAAGCTGGTAGTGATTCTATTCTCGGCTGCGATTCTCGAACGTCGGATGAATCGTATTAATGACATCGGCTACGCGCTCGCACCGATAGCGATCGTTCTAGCGACCGTAAGCATACTAATACTGCTGGAACCTGACCTCGGAACGGCGGTATCCATTATCGCGATTGTTGGGGTCATGATCTTCACCGCTGGCCTCAGTTTTCGGTATCTACTTGGAGGTGGGCTCGTCATCCTTCCACTGTTCGTTGCTGTCGTTGCCTATTCACCGGAGCGAGTGACTCGCTGGATGACATTTACGGATCCGTGGCATGACCCGTTGGGTGATGGGTGGCAGGTGATCCAGTCTCTGATTGCCGTTGGGACCGGCGGTATCTGGGGTGTAGGGAGGGGTGCTGGCGTGCAGCAGTTAGGTTTTCTGCCGGAGCCCCACACGGACTTCATCTATGCGGTCATTGCGGAAGAGACCGGCCTAATTGGAGCGACAGCAGTGCTGCTTTGCTTTTGTGTTGTTGTCTGGCGAGGAGCCCGGATCGCACTCCGCGCCCCTGATCGATTCGGTGCATTTATAGCGATAGGCCTCACTACGATGTTGACGCTTCAGGCCTTCATGAACATCAGTGTGGTGCTTAGTCTGCTACCCACCACGGGAATCCCACTGCCGTTTGTGAGCTCGGGTGGTTCGTCACTCCTCTGTAGTCTGGTGGGGATGGGTGTCCTACTCAACGTGTCACAGCACGCGTCGGCGGAGGGGTGAGGATGGATGGGTCAGACGGGCCAGTGGGACGCGAGGATGTCCAAGATGGTCGACCTCAGTGTGGTGATTGCAGGTGGAGGGACTGGAGGCCACGTATTTCCTGGCATTGCAGTCGGCAGGGAACTGCTGCGCCAGCGTCCGGAAGCATCGGTGATATTCGTAGGCACTTCACGGGGATTAGAGGCGAAGGCAGTGCCCCGGGCGGGATTCAAGGTCGAGTTTATCCGCAGTTCGGGTTTGAAGGGCAGAACTTGGCTGGAGACGGCATATGCCGCGATGCTACTTCCCCTGAGCGCTTGGGATGCGTGGCGCGTAGTCTCCCGTTGCAAGCCAGACCTTGTGGTAGGCGTTGGAGGATACAGTTCGGGCCCACTCGTGTTGGTGGCCGCACTGCGAGGTGTTCCGACCATGCTATTGGAGCAAAATGCTGTGCCAGGGTTGACGAATCGTCTACTGGCACCGTTCGTACGGTCTGCAGCCGTTTCGTTCGAGAGCACGCTAATATTTTTCGGTCGCAAAGGCTTCGTGAGTGGCAACCCCGTGCGTCCGGAGTTCTTGGACCCGATGGTCCAGAGCGACACGCCGTCCGACAGCTGTCGACTACTCGTCGTGGGTGGGTCTCAGGGCGCACAAAAGATCAACGAGGCGATGATGAGCGCTGCACCGGCGCTCGCGGCAATTCGCCCACGGCTGATTATTACCCACCAAGCTGGGCCTCGAGATGTCGACCCTGTGCAAGAAGCCTACGACACAGCTGGAATCGAGGCACGGGTGGCGTCTTTTCTCGAACCTATCGCTCCGGAGATGCACGCCTCGGAGATTGTCCTCTGTCGTGCGGGTGCGACAACGCTCGCGGAACTCGCGGCAGTAGGTCGCGCGAGCATCTTGGTGCCTCTTGCCACAGCTACCGACGATCACCAGCGCCGGAACGCGGAAGTGATCGCAGACGCTGGCGGTGCCGAAGTGTTACTGCAGGACGATTTACGAACGACGGTAGCTCAGCGGGTTGGCGCACTCGTTGCCGACCCGTCGCGCCGAACCCTGATGGCCAAGGCCATGCAAGGGTTTGCGCGCCCAGACGCTGCACGCGTCATTATCGAACGTGCCCTTCGGTTGGTGGTGTCGTGAGTGCCAGGATGAGACGCGCTGGCACCAGTGAGCATCTTCGAAGGTGTGGTGGCGGATTAGAGAGCCTGGACTAAGCAGATGTTGGGGTGTACGAGACGAATCCATTTTGTCGGCATTGGCGGTTCCGGTATGTGTGGCATCGCCGAGCTCTTGGCGAATTTCGGTTACGTCGTGAGCGGGTCGGATTTAAAGCGCTCAGTAGTTACTGATCAACTCGTCACCCTGGGTGTTGCTGTGCACATTGGTCACGACCCACAACTGGTATCCGAGGCCGATGTAGTGGTTGTCTCCTCGGCCGTCACTGACGACAACATCGAGGTTGCCGAGGCACGTCGTCGAAACATTTTGGTTATTCCGCGCGCAGAGATGCTAGCTGAACTGATGCGGCTACGCTCCGGTATTGCCGTGGCCGGGTCACACGGGAAAACCTCGACGACCTCAATGATTGCGTTGGCACTGGAAGGTGGCGAACTTGATCCAACGGTGGTAATAGGCGGCCGACTGAATGCGTTTGGCAGCAATGCACGGCGGGGGCAAGGCAAGTATATGGTGGCGGAAGCCGACGAAAGTGATCGTTCGTTTCTCCGTTTGACGCCGGAGATAGCTGTGATCACAAACGTCGATCACGAGCATCTTGAGCATTACGGTACATTCGAGAAGCTATGTGATGCGTTCGTCGAGTTTGGTAACGCTGTTCCGTTTAACGGTTCTGTTGTTGGATGCGCTGACGACGAGGGCCTGCGCCCTTTGCTGTGCCAAATGACAAGGCGGGTGCTGAGATACGGCCTAGACGAAAAACAGCCTGTTGATGTTCTCGGTAGTGAGGTGCAATTGCGACCCTTTGGGGTTTCCTGTGAGGTGCGTGTGCGCAAGACCGGCAAGAAACTGATGGAGTTATTGGGTCCCTTGCATCTACAGGTTCCGGGTCAGCACAACCTCGAGAATGCATTAGCCGCGGTTTGCGTTGGTTTGGAAGCCGGCGTGAGCTTTGGACGCATCGCAGACGCTTTGGCAGATTTTCGAGGCGTAGAGCGCCGATTTCAATTTCGAGGGGAAATCGGTGGGGTCATGGTCGTGGATGACTATGGTCATCACCCGACAGAGATTCAAGCGGTGCTAACGGCGATACGGGCTAGCCTTGATCGTCGCGTGCTGGTGGCCTTCCAACCCCATCGTTACACCCGGACTCATCAGTTAATCGAGGAGTTCG
Proteins encoded in this region:
- a CDS encoding UDP-N-acetylmuramoyl-L-alanyl-D-glutamate--2,6-diaminopimelate ligase gives rise to the protein MTLGELLSRTSTLLGEELTTEDGHGDVLARPVTSIAYNSKQMSPGAVFVGLRGQRSDGTTFAGEAEQQGAVCIVSASPVTPGINLPWVRVQDARQALAGLSVEFFGHPSQELSVIGITGTNGKTTTACLIQSIFESAGVQCGRMGTIGHQFGSTHQVASLTTPEASEIQQMLREMIENSIGACALEVSSHALALHRVTHTRFTTAVFTNLTRDHLDFHGNMNRYFEAKRRLFELLPHGQPSILNIDDPRGSTLADSVERPVTYALRSEADVTCSSVEGSLTGLRFDVRTPRGEIRVRSALIGQANVYNILAAVATAVALDVSFSAIETGIAAVTAVPGRFEIVSDATDEVAVVIDFAHTDDALRLLLESARPLTPGRLITVFGCGGDRDRSKRPLMGAVAARLSDLVVVTSDNPRSEDPAAIIEDIVAGIETGHAGQKGDRASVRDVGEETPFMTIVDRAEAISHAVGQACRGDVVIIAGKGHETYQVIAGETVPFNDAAVARAALTKRRSSARVS
- the murF gene encoding UDP-N-acetylmuramoyl-tripeptide--D-alanyl-D-alanine ligase; this encodes MPKQPPWQLTAEEIASVVGGTLVSGEQDERFGPVSIDTRTLAAGDLFFAIRGDRFDGHDFVSGALDCGARGVVVSDRRAVPTSVTAVVIIVQDTVGALQALAQHVRSGSGARVIAITGSTGKTSTKEIVAVMLQTRYRVVRNQGNRNNHIGLPLSLLALLARPELAVVELGMNHVGEIARLVAIAKPDVRVWTNVGDAHVGLLGSVERVADAKAEIMEGATPDSLLIANADDAYVMSRAHQFPGQVVTFGIHAPADVKAGDVRDRGLSGIEATITTSEASLPLRVPLLGLGQFANVLAAVTVALQFQIPLHTIAAEASALKPFVHRGEVFRLRNDIVVVDDSYNSSPSALTVALEILNTEKADGRRVAVLGEMRELGSRGRELHRHSGLMAAKCGLDLLVSVGGPDAIALADGAVDGGLNPEQVHHVTTSDEAGPLTASLLQTSDLVVVKGSRGVQTDLVVEYLKSELA
- the mraY gene encoding phospho-N-acetylmuramoyl-pentapeptide-transferase, which produces MLYHLLYPFHTELSVLNVTRYITFRTAIASLTALAISLLLGPWMIRKLREAQIGQVIRVEGPAAHQPKAGTPTMGGLLILTAALTPTLLWADLTNPYIWIAVLSTIAFGAVGFVDDYLKISRQSHHGLRPRYKFVAQIAIAVGVGMALLALTDEGVYNTNLIFPFFKDFVPDLGWLYVPFVVLVLVGSSNAVNLTDGLDGLAIGTFTVAAAAFTGLAYVTGHRVLAEYLLLVGFPPTAELTIFCGSLVGASLGFLWYNSYPADIFMGDVGSLALGGALGTVAVLIKQELLLPLVGGIFVLEATSVIIQVAVFRMTGRRVFKMAPLHHHFELSGWSEPKIIGRSLIVAVIFALFTLTTLKLR
- the murD gene encoding UDP-N-acetylmuramoyl-L-alanine--D-glutamate ligase, giving the protein MVEKVQSEANTEFTVEGRRVIVVGAARSGLAAAELLAARGADVVVTDICTAVNQDLGRWSKRVTFELGEHRNQTFLGADLVVLSPGVSPEQSAVRTARESGIPVIGELELASRWLSGRVVAVTGTKGKSTTSLLAGRLLDAAGFSTLVGGNVGPALSAQVAQSTPDVIHVVETSSFQLELTEQFHPWIAVVLNVSPDHLDRHGTLERYTAAKAKILANQGDTDWLVVNADDPQVLAMVDGSDARRLPFALDTSIPDGITLVDDVIARRMPSGSVPLVPRSAVQLIGRHLLQDVLAAVAIGVIVGATPEAMTRAVAAFEGLEHTLEPVRRIGGVQFINDSKATNLTAARHAIESLGPGLVPIVGGRFKGGDWRVLQDGLVQRAKALVAIGEARPQIVEVLGGSVPVHEADSLAEAVRMGFTLAAPRGTVLLAPACASFDMFRDYAERGRCFKEEVERLAGSVTEIGEQ
- the ftsW gene encoding putative lipid II flippase FtsW; this translates as MALKLKSDKVLFLAAFLLVCVSVVMVYVASSAHAAEQYQNAEYYLWKQLSVAIVGLFALWILMHMDYRNYRQPVIIWTALVGIIVLLVAVLFSKEVGGARRWLWLPGIGVQPSEFAKLVVILFSAAILERRMNRINDIGYALAPIAIVLATVSILILLEPDLGTAVSIIAIVGVMIFTAGLSFRYLLGGGLVILPLFVAVVAYSPERVTRWMTFTDPWHDPLGDGWQVIQSLIAVGTGGIWGVGRGAGVQQLGFLPEPHTDFIYAVIAEETGLIGATAVLLCFCVVVWRGARIALRAPDRFGAFIAIGLTTMLTLQAFMNISVVLSLLPTTGIPLPFVSSGGSSLLCSLVGMGVLLNVSQHASAEG
- the murG gene encoding undecaprenyldiphospho-muramoylpentapeptide beta-N-acetylglucosaminyltransferase produces the protein MVDLSVVIAGGGTGGHVFPGIAVGRELLRQRPEASVIFVGTSRGLEAKAVPRAGFKVEFIRSSGLKGRTWLETAYAAMLLPLSAWDAWRVVSRCKPDLVVGVGGYSSGPLVLVAALRGVPTMLLEQNAVPGLTNRLLAPFVRSAAVSFESTLIFFGRKGFVSGNPVRPEFLDPMVQSDTPSDSCRLLVVGGSQGAQKINEAMMSAAPALAAIRPRLIITHQAGPRDVDPVQEAYDTAGIEARVASFLEPIAPEMHASEIVLCRAGATTLAELAAVGRASILVPLATATDDHQRRNAEVIADAGGAEVLLQDDLRTTVAQRVGALVADPSRRTLMAKAMQGFARPDAARVIIERALRLVVS
- the murC gene encoding UDP-N-acetylmuramate--L-alanine ligase; this translates as MLGCTRRIHFVGIGGSGMCGIAELLANFGYVVSGSDLKRSVVTDQLVTLGVAVHIGHDPQLVSEADVVVVSSAVTDDNIEVAEARRRNILVIPRAEMLAELMRLRSGIAVAGSHGKTSTTSMIALALEGGELDPTVVIGGRLNAFGSNARRGQGKYMVAEADESDRSFLRLTPEIAVITNVDHEHLEHYGTFEKLCDAFVEFGNAVPFNGSVVGCADDEGLRPLLCQMTRRVLRYGLDEKQPVDVLGSEVQLRPFGVSCEVRVRKTGKKLMELLGPLHLQVPGQHNLENALAAVCVGLEAGVSFGRIADALADFRGVERRFQFRGEIGGVMVVDDYGHHPTEIQAVLTAIRASLDRRVLVAFQPHRYTRTHQLIEEFGRVLATADEVVLTEVYGAGEAPIPGATAAAIAEAVQRAGQPAVHLVDSVDDVTEAVMQLVRPGDLVITLGAGSIGDVADQIVQQLQSGHFTREDSETGGRQYFEVRN